One region of Mangifera indica cultivar Alphonso chromosome 3, CATAS_Mindica_2.1, whole genome shotgun sequence genomic DNA includes:
- the LOC123210489 gene encoding protein TIME FOR COFFEE-like isoform X2 produces the protein MDRSREARRGVTLAASNGLSRRRYRSSSLRDSPEEDGPLELQETARLRDRKNNRDRDRDRDRYRMSRSSKRRRSDKFIRGTNRDDGGDDSSEESVNDDEEDDDDDGGGVGGGGGNSSIRVLPANPSTSTSSMLNHHNQHHHYNHNSNSHSNNHNHNNNHNSRKSFPPPAKVFRTASMATTATTTTSTWKAADEMIGVSVPRKARSVSTKRSHECWTSTGGGEQIHRQASSSPVRTSVATALATPTPVEPSNFSVRKKVKPSGPKLKPPKSSSNKPSSAQDEIEIEIAEVLYEMMRQPLGPSKQEIIGDFNSKEINNKSTSDSKSRVSSPISNSPSTLPQSSSVLPTNSSSSTAPMSAIAPKRKKPRPVKHEDDNLLSFTVRNVPISSTTNVEMDQSFKTETCSSNLEKNSGSAAAVNGSTSYDLVNSHVAETNLESVKPENNVLLPDSKVLTEESECGGDVTLAKDGPQSPQKESTASLRLDDDCRDNLTVTKANSTTSEIENQREEKFQIDLMAPPPSRLSPERDGEIDREAVDVQKEMKPTVEEDEKVVKTVKEDVVTDGEPKKAKAIVEESESPKPVVGKERNIDLQLDLEKSDQNSGTVSLDGNKLQQHVQKQQQQPPTVPEKNAHSTSLPLPLTMASWPGGLPPMGYMAAPLQGLVSVDGSAVSSAAMQPPNLLFSQPRPKRCATHCYIARNIHYLQQFTRMNPFWPAAAGSASLYGAAACNLNVVAPLELHGTTSGKGVNNAQDKGQGLAIFPGPTGKDSKGSQHANTIDAAQRKQVLLQQALPPGAPSNILAPAFIFPLSQHQAAAAAAVRPGSVKSLPAAGNAASSSGLNSVSVSATATAGAGATAMGFNYPNIPCNETQAQYLAILQNGAYPFPMSGHIGATPAHRGTHAQSMPFFSGSFYSSQMLHPSQIQQQQPLPTQSHQSQQGHQNASISSGSSSSQKHLQNQHPRLHISGSGGALQGFPAPKNQPSQQLQLQPRQQQKNQQVPHQSRQLENEIGGEESPSTADSRGSRSNMSIYGQNFPVLSYSPNFALRTTTSMGGATSLSGHHGEKKPQQQLQQQGTNSGVETITPQTSTFASINGTTAPGLDLSTIAQNPAILQSYQYLAAAQAAQQKNNYHVAEQGKAGGSDTSNVEEERKPMAGKPLATVGQSIAFSRPDLTDASVSTMTGNTVLDGSTRSLNLVAAPARSASVMPAIRNDNASAAQQQLQRSQQQQQIIQLQKQQQFAAAATRSKTSATSNGIVYSDHLQPSASIAAKFPGALSVFPQNIVQNNSSSAQSPQWKNSGRTSASQVSSQALAPSTTSSHRNLPQQQGRTQQSHTQISFAANSKSSAATQGQPPSGNNQCASPPMLVGSPTSVSKTSGGGSPKTSATVSTGNKSGQASSFSSQQNKNSPSMPSRKPSPVTSILGNPSITSSGNGVKPQMSEQQLQQQQISKHSVQQAPLLFPNPYMQAPPQNFSSTTSSTSAASGFFMVRHHDQQRLPGSSGTSSAGMLSLCPPVTHSNTSTSDPAKAVAAATNMKGGPLTSPGLIHPASFANSQTSGKPHQSFPPGFPYVHAVPTAVQVKLAEQKQPTGE, from the exons ATGGATAGAAGCAGAGAAGCGAGAAGAGGTGTTACTTTGGCAGCTTCAAATGGTTTGTCAAGAAGGAGATACAGAAGTAGCAGTCTCAGAGACTCTCCAG aAGAAGACGGTCCATTGGAGTTGCAGGAAACGGCTAGGTTAAGAGATCGAAAGAATAATCGAGACCGTGACCGTGATAGAGACAGATATCGAATGAGTAGGAGTAGCAAGAGAAGGAGAAGCGATAAATTTATTCGCGGAACCAATAGGGATGATGGAGGGGATGACAGTTCAGAGGAGAGTgtaaatgatgatgaagaagacgATGATGACGATGGAGGTGGAgttggaggtggaggtggaaaTTCTTCTATAAGGGTTCTCCCGGCCAAtccatcaacatcaacatcGTCGATGTTGAATCATCATAATCAGCATCATCATTACAATCATAATAGTAATAGCCACAGTaataatcataatcataataataatcacaACAGTCGGAAAAGTTTTCCACCTCCGGCCAAAGTTTTTAGAACCGCGTCGATGGCTACAACTGCCACGACCACCACCTCTACTTGGAAAGCCGCCGATGAGATGATTGGTGTGTCGGTGCCTAGAAAAGCTCGGTCAG TCTCTACAAAAAGGTCCCATGAATGTTGGACTTCAACTGGTGGTGGAGAACAAATACACAGACAAGCGTCATCTTCACCTGTGAGGACGAGTGTTGCGACTGCGTTGGCTACTCCCACACCGGTTGAGCCTTCCAATTTTTCAGTTCGGAAGAAGGTG AAACCTAGCGGACCCAAACTAAAGCCACCAAAATCGTCCAGCAACAAGCCATCGTCGGCTCAGGACGAGATCGAGATCGAGATCGCGGAAGTTTTATACGAGATGATGAGGCAACCACTGGGTCCATCTAAGCAAGAAATTATAGGGGATTTTAATTCGAAAGAGATTAATAATAAGTCCACAAGTGACTCTAAATCTCGAGTTTCTTCTCCGATCTCGAATTCCCCATCTACACTCCCTCAGTCATCTTCAGTTTTGCCCACAAATTCTAGCTCTTCAACTGCTCCCATGTCTGCTATTG CTCCGAAGAGGAAGAAGCCACGACCTGTTAAACACGAAGATGATAATCTTTTGTCGTTTACGGTGCGTAATGTTCCCATTTCGTCTACTACAAACGTTGAGATGGATCAATCTTTTAAGACAGAAACTTGTTCGTCGAATTTGGAGAAGAATTCGGGATCTGCAGCAGCTGTGAACGGTTCAACTTCGTACGATTTGGTGAACTCTCATGTCGCTGAGACGAACCTTGAGTCGGTTAAGCCAGAGAACAACGTTTTATTGCCGGATTCAAAGGTTTTGACTGAAGAATCAGAGTGTGGAGGAGATGTCACGTTGGCAAAAGACGGGCCTCAGTCTCCTCAGAAGGAATCTACTGCTAGTCTCAGATTAGATGATGATTGTAGAGACAATTTAACAGTTACTAAAGC GAACTCAACGACATCTGAAATTGAGAACCAGCGAGAAGAAAAATTCCAGATAGATCTGATG gctcCACCTCCATCCAGATTATCACCTGAGAGGGACGGTGAGATTGACCGTGAGGCCGTTGATGTTCAAAAG GAAATGAAGCCTACGGTAGAAGAGGATGAGAAGGTAGTCAAAACTGTCAAAGAAGATGTAGTTACTGATGGTGAACCAAAGAAGGCAAAAGCCATAGTAGAAGAAAGTGAATCCCCGAAGCCAGTTGTTGGTAAGGAGAGGAACATTGACCTCCAGCTTGATTTGGAGAAGAGTGATCAAAATAGTGGTACTGTTAGTTTGGACGGCAATAAGCTGCAACAGCATGTCCAAAAGCAGCAGCAACAACCGCCGACCGTCCCTGAGAAAAATG CTCATTCTACTTCTTTACCTTTGCCTCTGACTATGGCTAGTTGGCCTGGTGGACTTCCTCCTATGGG ATATATGGCCGCACCTTTACAAGGACTTGTATCCGTGGATGGTAGCGCTGTCTCTTCTGCTGCCATGCAG CCTCcaaatttgttgttttctcaaCCCAGACCAAAGAGGTGTGCAACTCATTGCTACATTGCCAGGAACATACACTATCTCCAGCAATTTACAAGGATGAATCCTTTCTGGCCAGCCGCTGCTGGTTCTGCTTCACTGTATGGGGCAGCAGCTTGCAATCTCAATGTCGTGGCTCCATTGGAGTTGCACGGAACCACTTCAGGTAAAGGTGTGAACAATGCACAAGATAAGGGGCAGGGTTTGGCAATATTTCCTGGCCCTACTGGAAAAGACAGCAAAGGTTCTCAACATGCCAACACAATTGATGCAGCGCAAAGAAAGCAGGTTTTGCTTCAGCAAGCTCTACCGCCTGGAGCTCCTAGTAATATACTG GCTCCTGCTTTTATCTTCCCATTGAGCCAGCATCAAGCTGCTGCTGCAGCTGCTGTCCGACCTGGATCTGTCAAGTCTCTTCCAGCTGCTGGTAATGCTGCTTCATCAAGTGGGTTGAATTCTGTCTCAGTGAGTGCCACTGCAACAGCAGGAGCTGGAGCCACAGCAATGGGCTTCAACTACCCAAATATACCATGCAATGAGACACAAGCTCAGTACTTAGCAATTTTGCAGAACGGTGCCTACCCATTTCCTATGTCTGGTCACATAGGAGCAACTCCTGCTCATAGAGGAACCCATGCTCAGAGTATGCCATTCTTTAGTGGGTCCTTCTATTCTTCTCAAATGCTACATCCTTCTCAGATTCAGCAGCAACAACCACTACCCACTCAGTCACACCAAAGCCAACAAGGTCATCAGAACGCCAGCATTTCAAGTGGTTCCTCTTcatcccaaaaacatttacagAACCAGCACCCAAGGCTGCATATCAGTGGCAGTGGTGGAGCCTTGCAAGGTTTTCCTGCTCCAAAGAACCAGCCTTCTCAACAACTGCAACTGCAGCCAAGGCAGCAACAGAAAAACCAACAGGTTCCTCATCAATCTCGCCAGCTTGAGAATGAAATTGGTGGTGAAGAGAGCCCATCAACAGCTGATAGCCGAGGGTCCCGTTCAAATATGAGTATCTATGGACAGAATTTTCCAGTGCTATCATACTCACCAAACTTTGCTTTGAGGACTACTACTTCAATGGGAGGTGCCACTAGTTTGAGTGGTCATCATGGTGAAAAGAAGCCTCAGCAACAGCTACAACAGCAGGGTACCAATTCTGGAGTTGAAACTATAACGCCTCAAACTTCGACATTTGCTTCTATTAATGGCACTACAGCTCCTGGCCTCGACCTTTCTACCATTGCACAGAATCCTGCTATTCTTCAGAGCTATCAGTATTTGGCAGCTGCCCAGGCAGCACAGCAGAAAAATAATTACCATGTCGCAGAACAGGGGAAAGCTGGAGGTAGTGACACCTCTAATGTGGAGGAAGAAAGAAAGCCAATGGCGGGAAAACCACTGGCAACTGTTGGGCAGTCCATTGCTTTTTCTAGGCCAGATTTAACTGATGCATCAGTTTCCACTATGACAGGCAATACGGTCCTTGATGGCTCAACTCGAAGTCTAAACCTTGTTGCTGCACCTGCCCGATCTGCTTCTGTTATGCCTGCTATTAGAAATGATAATGCATCTGCTGCACAGCAGCAACTGCAGCGAAGTCAACAGCAGCAGCAAATTATTCAACTTCAGAAGCAGCAGCAATTTGCAGCTGCTGCTACTCGAAGCAAAACATCAGCTACAAGCAATGGAATTGTTTATTCTGACCACCTACAACCTTCAGCATCTATAGCTGCAAAGTTCCCTGGTGCTTTATCTGTTTTCCCCCAAAATATTGTCCAAAATAACAGCAGCTCGGCACAGTCTCCTCAGTGGAAGAATTCTGGTAGGACAAGCGCCTCTCAAGTTAGTTCACAAGCTCTTGCTccatcaacaacatcatcacACAGAAACCTTCCCCAACAGCAAGGCAGAACCCAGCAGAGCCACACACAAATATCATttgctgctaactccaaatcatcaGCGGCAACACAGGGTCAGCCACCATCTGGTAATAACCAGTGTGCATCTCCTCCAATGCTAGTTGGTTCACCAACTTCTGTTTCCAAGACTAGTGGTGGTGGAAGCCCGAAGACTAGTGCAACGGTGTCCACAGGTAACAAAAGTGGCCAAGCTTCCTCGTTTTCATCGCAGCAGAACAAGAATTCACCATCTATGCCTAGCAGGAAGCCATCTCCTGTTACATCAATACTTGGAAACCCCAGCATCACCTCTTCAGGAAATGGAGTTAAGCCTCAAATGTCAGAACAGCAGCTGCAGCAACAGCAAATATCAAAGCATTCAGTTCAGCAAGCCCCACTGTTATTCCCTAATCCATATATGCAAGCCCCACCTCAAAATTTTTCAAGTACAACTTCATCTACCTCGGCTGCCAGTGGGTTTTTCATGGTAAGACACCATGACCAACAACGGCTGCCTGGCTCTTCAGGGACTTCCTCAGCTGGGATGCTATCACTGTGCCCTCCAGTTACTCATTCTAACACCAGCACTTCTGATCCTGCCAAGGCTGTTGCTGCTGCTACTAATATGAAAGGTGGTCCCTTAACATCTCCGGGTCTTATACATCCTGCCAGTTTTGCAAATTCACAGACCTCCGGAAAGCCACATCAGTCTTTTCCTCCTGGTTTCCCATATGTTCATGCTGTTCCCACAGCAGTTCAAGTGAAGCTAGCAGAGCAGAAACAACCCACGGGTGAGTAG
- the LOC123210489 gene encoding protein TIME FOR COFFEE-like isoform X1, which yields MDRSREARRGVTLAASNGLSRRRYRSSSLRDSPEEDGPLELQETARLRDRKNNRDRDRDRDRYRMSRSSKRRRSDKFIRGTNRDDGGDDSSEESVNDDEEDDDDDGGGVGGGGGNSSIRVLPANPSTSTSSMLNHHNQHHHYNHNSNSHSNNHNHNNNHNSRKSFPPPAKVFRTASMATTATTTTSTWKAADEMIGVSVPRKARSVSTKRSHECWTSTGGGEQIHRQASSSPVRTSVATALATPTPVEPSNFSVRKKVKPSGPKLKPPKSSSNKPSSAQDEIEIEIAEVLYEMMRQPLGPSKQEIIGDFNSKEINNKSTSDSKSRVSSPISNSPSTLPQSSSVLPTNSSSSTAPMSAIAPKRKKPRPVKHEDDNLLSFTVRNVPISSTTNVEMDQSFKTETCSSNLEKNSGSAAAVNGSTSYDLVNSHVAETNLESVKPENNVLLPDSKVLTEESECGGDVTLAKDGPQSPQKESTASLRLDDDCRDNLTVTKANSTTSEIENQREEKFQIDLMAPPPSRLSPERDGEIDREAVDVQKEMKPTVEEDEKVVKTVKEDVVTDGEPKKAKAIVEESESPKPVVGKERNIDLQLDLEKSDQNSGTVSLDGNKLQQHVQKQQQQPPTVPEKNAHSTSLPLPLTMASWPGGLPPMGYMAAPLQGLVSVDGSAVSSAAMQPPNLLFSQPRPKRCATHCYIARNIHYLQQFTRMNPFWPAAAGSASLYGAAACNLNVVAPLELHGTTSGKGVNNAQDKGQGLAIFPGPTGKDSKGSQHANTIDAAQRKQVLLQQALPPGAPSNILQAPAFIFPLSQHQAAAAAAVRPGSVKSLPAAGNAASSSGLNSVSVSATATAGAGATAMGFNYPNIPCNETQAQYLAILQNGAYPFPMSGHIGATPAHRGTHAQSMPFFSGSFYSSQMLHPSQIQQQQPLPTQSHQSQQGHQNASISSGSSSSQKHLQNQHPRLHISGSGGALQGFPAPKNQPSQQLQLQPRQQQKNQQVPHQSRQLENEIGGEESPSTADSRGSRSNMSIYGQNFPVLSYSPNFALRTTTSMGGATSLSGHHGEKKPQQQLQQQGTNSGVETITPQTSTFASINGTTAPGLDLSTIAQNPAILQSYQYLAAAQAAQQKNNYHVAEQGKAGGSDTSNVEEERKPMAGKPLATVGQSIAFSRPDLTDASVSTMTGNTVLDGSTRSLNLVAAPARSASVMPAIRNDNASAAQQQLQRSQQQQQIIQLQKQQQFAAAATRSKTSATSNGIVYSDHLQPSASIAAKFPGALSVFPQNIVQNNSSSAQSPQWKNSGRTSASQVSSQALAPSTTSSHRNLPQQQGRTQQSHTQISFAANSKSSAATQGQPPSGNNQCASPPMLVGSPTSVSKTSGGGSPKTSATVSTGNKSGQASSFSSQQNKNSPSMPSRKPSPVTSILGNPSITSSGNGVKPQMSEQQLQQQQISKHSVQQAPLLFPNPYMQAPPQNFSSTTSSTSAASGFFMVRHHDQQRLPGSSGTSSAGMLSLCPPVTHSNTSTSDPAKAVAAATNMKGGPLTSPGLIHPASFANSQTSGKPHQSFPPGFPYVHAVPTAVQVKLAEQKQPTGE from the exons ATGGATAGAAGCAGAGAAGCGAGAAGAGGTGTTACTTTGGCAGCTTCAAATGGTTTGTCAAGAAGGAGATACAGAAGTAGCAGTCTCAGAGACTCTCCAG aAGAAGACGGTCCATTGGAGTTGCAGGAAACGGCTAGGTTAAGAGATCGAAAGAATAATCGAGACCGTGACCGTGATAGAGACAGATATCGAATGAGTAGGAGTAGCAAGAGAAGGAGAAGCGATAAATTTATTCGCGGAACCAATAGGGATGATGGAGGGGATGACAGTTCAGAGGAGAGTgtaaatgatgatgaagaagacgATGATGACGATGGAGGTGGAgttggaggtggaggtggaaaTTCTTCTATAAGGGTTCTCCCGGCCAAtccatcaacatcaacatcGTCGATGTTGAATCATCATAATCAGCATCATCATTACAATCATAATAGTAATAGCCACAGTaataatcataatcataataataatcacaACAGTCGGAAAAGTTTTCCACCTCCGGCCAAAGTTTTTAGAACCGCGTCGATGGCTACAACTGCCACGACCACCACCTCTACTTGGAAAGCCGCCGATGAGATGATTGGTGTGTCGGTGCCTAGAAAAGCTCGGTCAG TCTCTACAAAAAGGTCCCATGAATGTTGGACTTCAACTGGTGGTGGAGAACAAATACACAGACAAGCGTCATCTTCACCTGTGAGGACGAGTGTTGCGACTGCGTTGGCTACTCCCACACCGGTTGAGCCTTCCAATTTTTCAGTTCGGAAGAAGGTG AAACCTAGCGGACCCAAACTAAAGCCACCAAAATCGTCCAGCAACAAGCCATCGTCGGCTCAGGACGAGATCGAGATCGAGATCGCGGAAGTTTTATACGAGATGATGAGGCAACCACTGGGTCCATCTAAGCAAGAAATTATAGGGGATTTTAATTCGAAAGAGATTAATAATAAGTCCACAAGTGACTCTAAATCTCGAGTTTCTTCTCCGATCTCGAATTCCCCATCTACACTCCCTCAGTCATCTTCAGTTTTGCCCACAAATTCTAGCTCTTCAACTGCTCCCATGTCTGCTATTG CTCCGAAGAGGAAGAAGCCACGACCTGTTAAACACGAAGATGATAATCTTTTGTCGTTTACGGTGCGTAATGTTCCCATTTCGTCTACTACAAACGTTGAGATGGATCAATCTTTTAAGACAGAAACTTGTTCGTCGAATTTGGAGAAGAATTCGGGATCTGCAGCAGCTGTGAACGGTTCAACTTCGTACGATTTGGTGAACTCTCATGTCGCTGAGACGAACCTTGAGTCGGTTAAGCCAGAGAACAACGTTTTATTGCCGGATTCAAAGGTTTTGACTGAAGAATCAGAGTGTGGAGGAGATGTCACGTTGGCAAAAGACGGGCCTCAGTCTCCTCAGAAGGAATCTACTGCTAGTCTCAGATTAGATGATGATTGTAGAGACAATTTAACAGTTACTAAAGC GAACTCAACGACATCTGAAATTGAGAACCAGCGAGAAGAAAAATTCCAGATAGATCTGATG gctcCACCTCCATCCAGATTATCACCTGAGAGGGACGGTGAGATTGACCGTGAGGCCGTTGATGTTCAAAAG GAAATGAAGCCTACGGTAGAAGAGGATGAGAAGGTAGTCAAAACTGTCAAAGAAGATGTAGTTACTGATGGTGAACCAAAGAAGGCAAAAGCCATAGTAGAAGAAAGTGAATCCCCGAAGCCAGTTGTTGGTAAGGAGAGGAACATTGACCTCCAGCTTGATTTGGAGAAGAGTGATCAAAATAGTGGTACTGTTAGTTTGGACGGCAATAAGCTGCAACAGCATGTCCAAAAGCAGCAGCAACAACCGCCGACCGTCCCTGAGAAAAATG CTCATTCTACTTCTTTACCTTTGCCTCTGACTATGGCTAGTTGGCCTGGTGGACTTCCTCCTATGGG ATATATGGCCGCACCTTTACAAGGACTTGTATCCGTGGATGGTAGCGCTGTCTCTTCTGCTGCCATGCAG CCTCcaaatttgttgttttctcaaCCCAGACCAAAGAGGTGTGCAACTCATTGCTACATTGCCAGGAACATACACTATCTCCAGCAATTTACAAGGATGAATCCTTTCTGGCCAGCCGCTGCTGGTTCTGCTTCACTGTATGGGGCAGCAGCTTGCAATCTCAATGTCGTGGCTCCATTGGAGTTGCACGGAACCACTTCAGGTAAAGGTGTGAACAATGCACAAGATAAGGGGCAGGGTTTGGCAATATTTCCTGGCCCTACTGGAAAAGACAGCAAAGGTTCTCAACATGCCAACACAATTGATGCAGCGCAAAGAAAGCAGGTTTTGCTTCAGCAAGCTCTACCGCCTGGAGCTCCTAGTAATATACTG CAGGCTCCTGCTTTTATCTTCCCATTGAGCCAGCATCAAGCTGCTGCTGCAGCTGCTGTCCGACCTGGATCTGTCAAGTCTCTTCCAGCTGCTGGTAATGCTGCTTCATCAAGTGGGTTGAATTCTGTCTCAGTGAGTGCCACTGCAACAGCAGGAGCTGGAGCCACAGCAATGGGCTTCAACTACCCAAATATACCATGCAATGAGACACAAGCTCAGTACTTAGCAATTTTGCAGAACGGTGCCTACCCATTTCCTATGTCTGGTCACATAGGAGCAACTCCTGCTCATAGAGGAACCCATGCTCAGAGTATGCCATTCTTTAGTGGGTCCTTCTATTCTTCTCAAATGCTACATCCTTCTCAGATTCAGCAGCAACAACCACTACCCACTCAGTCACACCAAAGCCAACAAGGTCATCAGAACGCCAGCATTTCAAGTGGTTCCTCTTcatcccaaaaacatttacagAACCAGCACCCAAGGCTGCATATCAGTGGCAGTGGTGGAGCCTTGCAAGGTTTTCCTGCTCCAAAGAACCAGCCTTCTCAACAACTGCAACTGCAGCCAAGGCAGCAACAGAAAAACCAACAGGTTCCTCATCAATCTCGCCAGCTTGAGAATGAAATTGGTGGTGAAGAGAGCCCATCAACAGCTGATAGCCGAGGGTCCCGTTCAAATATGAGTATCTATGGACAGAATTTTCCAGTGCTATCATACTCACCAAACTTTGCTTTGAGGACTACTACTTCAATGGGAGGTGCCACTAGTTTGAGTGGTCATCATGGTGAAAAGAAGCCTCAGCAACAGCTACAACAGCAGGGTACCAATTCTGGAGTTGAAACTATAACGCCTCAAACTTCGACATTTGCTTCTATTAATGGCACTACAGCTCCTGGCCTCGACCTTTCTACCATTGCACAGAATCCTGCTATTCTTCAGAGCTATCAGTATTTGGCAGCTGCCCAGGCAGCACAGCAGAAAAATAATTACCATGTCGCAGAACAGGGGAAAGCTGGAGGTAGTGACACCTCTAATGTGGAGGAAGAAAGAAAGCCAATGGCGGGAAAACCACTGGCAACTGTTGGGCAGTCCATTGCTTTTTCTAGGCCAGATTTAACTGATGCATCAGTTTCCACTATGACAGGCAATACGGTCCTTGATGGCTCAACTCGAAGTCTAAACCTTGTTGCTGCACCTGCCCGATCTGCTTCTGTTATGCCTGCTATTAGAAATGATAATGCATCTGCTGCACAGCAGCAACTGCAGCGAAGTCAACAGCAGCAGCAAATTATTCAACTTCAGAAGCAGCAGCAATTTGCAGCTGCTGCTACTCGAAGCAAAACATCAGCTACAAGCAATGGAATTGTTTATTCTGACCACCTACAACCTTCAGCATCTATAGCTGCAAAGTTCCCTGGTGCTTTATCTGTTTTCCCCCAAAATATTGTCCAAAATAACAGCAGCTCGGCACAGTCTCCTCAGTGGAAGAATTCTGGTAGGACAAGCGCCTCTCAAGTTAGTTCACAAGCTCTTGCTccatcaacaacatcatcacACAGAAACCTTCCCCAACAGCAAGGCAGAACCCAGCAGAGCCACACACAAATATCATttgctgctaactccaaatcatcaGCGGCAACACAGGGTCAGCCACCATCTGGTAATAACCAGTGTGCATCTCCTCCAATGCTAGTTGGTTCACCAACTTCTGTTTCCAAGACTAGTGGTGGTGGAAGCCCGAAGACTAGTGCAACGGTGTCCACAGGTAACAAAAGTGGCCAAGCTTCCTCGTTTTCATCGCAGCAGAACAAGAATTCACCATCTATGCCTAGCAGGAAGCCATCTCCTGTTACATCAATACTTGGAAACCCCAGCATCACCTCTTCAGGAAATGGAGTTAAGCCTCAAATGTCAGAACAGCAGCTGCAGCAACAGCAAATATCAAAGCATTCAGTTCAGCAAGCCCCACTGTTATTCCCTAATCCATATATGCAAGCCCCACCTCAAAATTTTTCAAGTACAACTTCATCTACCTCGGCTGCCAGTGGGTTTTTCATGGTAAGACACCATGACCAACAACGGCTGCCTGGCTCTTCAGGGACTTCCTCAGCTGGGATGCTATCACTGTGCCCTCCAGTTACTCATTCTAACACCAGCACTTCTGATCCTGCCAAGGCTGTTGCTGCTGCTACTAATATGAAAGGTGGTCCCTTAACATCTCCGGGTCTTATACATCCTGCCAGTTTTGCAAATTCACAGACCTCCGGAAAGCCACATCAGTCTTTTCCTCCTGGTTTCCCATATGTTCATGCTGTTCCCACAGCAGTTCAAGTGAAGCTAGCAGAGCAGAAACAACCCACGGGTGAGTAG